One part of the Acinetobacter sp. XS-4 genome encodes these proteins:
- a CDS encoding helix-turn-helix domain-containing protein yields the protein MFTKKDLLQQRTLIDQLRTQNSLSPQNAAKLGQSIASSWERSASAAIPKERFAAPLVEKKSASQNALDMALSQCADDLRHIAEQSSMVIAVGDIGSTIIWTAPSAQMQSAAERVHFVQGGQWREEFVGTNALALSLKTQQSSCVFSNEHYMESIHEWVCYAAPIIDPYSKQTLGVVDLSTTWKNHNSLGILAAERCASIIQSALLEQQRQQLHIRAFSTAQVKFNGKSLLLTPRQIEILTILALCPHGLTLEHLYQALYGERKVSMGTLKAEMSQLRDILGGLLGSRPYRLLVHVEADFLQAEQALDAGYAASALQLYTGVFLAKTESPFLCAWRDCLESRLSDAIFKTQETDLLLKHLAHFPEAIDAVERLMELVPSEHPAHQLLIKYLDSPKLS from the coding sequence ATGTTCACAAAAAAGGATTTATTGCAGCAACGGACGTTGATTGATCAACTGCGCACGCAAAATAGTCTATCTCCTCAGAATGCTGCCAAACTCGGCCAAAGTATTGCAAGCTCGTGGGAACGATCAGCTTCTGCTGCGATTCCTAAAGAGCGTTTTGCGGCTCCCTTAGTCGAAAAAAAATCTGCTTCACAAAATGCTTTAGATATGGCTTTAAGTCAGTGTGCTGACGATTTACGTCATATTGCAGAGCAGTCTTCAATGGTGATTGCTGTCGGTGATATCGGTAGTACCATTATCTGGACTGCACCCAGTGCTCAAATGCAAAGTGCTGCTGAACGTGTACATTTTGTGCAGGGTGGTCAATGGCGTGAAGAATTTGTGGGCACAAATGCCTTGGCTTTATCTTTAAAAACTCAACAATCAAGCTGTGTTTTTTCAAATGAACATTACATGGAATCGATTCATGAATGGGTGTGCTATGCCGCACCGATTATCGATCCATACTCAAAACAAACCCTAGGCGTTGTTGATTTATCAACTACGTGGAAGAACCATAATAGTTTAGGAATATTGGCAGCTGAACGTTGTGCATCCATTATTCAGTCTGCTTTGCTAGAGCAGCAGCGCCAGCAATTACATATTCGTGCTTTTTCGACAGCGCAAGTTAAATTTAATGGCAAAAGTTTATTATTAACACCACGTCAAATTGAAATTTTAACCATATTGGCGTTATGTCCACATGGTTTAACTTTAGAGCATCTTTATCAGGCACTTTATGGCGAACGTAAAGTCAGTATGGGTACGCTTAAAGCTGAAATGTCTCAACTACGAGATATTTTGGGTGGTTTACTTGGTTCACGTCCATATCGTTTGCTGGTTCATGTTGAAGCTGATTTTTTACAAGCTGAACAAGCGCTCGATGCGGGATATGCAGCCTCGGCTTTGCAGCTTTACACAGGCGTATTTCTGGCAAAAACTGAAAGTCCGTTTTTATGTGCATGGCGTGACTGCCTTGAATCACGTTTAAGCGATGCAATTTTTAAAACACAAGAAACAGATTTATTACTTAAGCATTTAGCTCATTTTCCTGAAGCAATTGATGCGGTAGAACGCCTTATGGAGTTAGTACCGAGCGAACATCCCGCGCATCAATTGCTGATTAAATACCTTGACTCACCTAAGCTCAGTTAA
- a CDS encoding aldehyde dehydrogenase family protein, which yields MRYIDPNQPGSKVQFKSQYENFIGGEWVAPVKGAYFDNISPVDGKAFTRIPRSSAEDIELALDAAHKAKATWNKASPTVRSNILLKIADRLEANLEMLAVAETWDNGKAVRETLAADLPLAIDHFRYFAGCIRAQEGGISEIDEDTIAYHFHEPLGVVGQIIPWNFPILMAAWKLAPALAAGNCVVIKPAEQTPVGILLVAELIQDILPPGVLNIVNGFGSEVGRPLATNPRIAKIAFTGSTQTGQMVMQYATENIIPVTLELGGKSPNLFFEDIMDKEDDFLEKTLEGFAMFALNQGEVCTCPSRALVQESIADQFLEMAVERVKRIKTGHPLDTETMIGAQASLQQQEKILRCINTGREEGAELLLGGSGRKEVGDGYYVDPTIFKGHNSMQVFQEEIFGPVLAVTTFKDFDDAIKIANDTMYGLGAGVWSRSAHISYRAGRAIEAGRVWTNCYNIYPAHAAFGGYKKSGIGRENHKMMLDHYQQTKNLLVSYSTKPMGFF from the coding sequence ATGCGCTATATCGATCCAAATCAACCAGGCTCAAAAGTTCAATTTAAATCACAATACGAAAATTTTATTGGCGGTGAATGGGTAGCACCTGTAAAGGGTGCATATTTTGACAATATATCTCCTGTTGATGGAAAAGCTTTTACACGTATTCCACGCTCTAGTGCCGAAGATATCGAACTCGCGCTAGATGCAGCGCACAAAGCAAAAGCAACATGGAATAAAGCTTCACCAACAGTACGCTCAAATATCCTTTTAAAAATTGCTGACCGTTTAGAAGCAAATCTTGAAATGCTCGCTGTTGCAGAAACTTGGGATAACGGTAAAGCAGTACGTGAAACTTTAGCAGCTGATCTTCCGCTTGCGATTGACCATTTCCGTTATTTCGCTGGATGTATTCGTGCTCAAGAAGGTGGCATCTCTGAAATTGATGAAGATACCATTGCCTATCATTTCCATGAACCACTCGGTGTGGTTGGCCAAATCATTCCATGGAACTTCCCAATTTTGATGGCAGCATGGAAACTTGCACCTGCTTTAGCAGCTGGTAACTGTGTCGTGATTAAACCAGCTGAGCAAACTCCAGTAGGTATTTTGTTGGTGGCTGAACTCATCCAAGACATTTTACCGCCAGGTGTACTTAATATTGTCAATGGTTTCGGTTCAGAAGTCGGCCGTCCTTTAGCGACAAACCCACGTATTGCAAAAATCGCGTTCACAGGTTCAACTCAAACTGGACAAATGGTGATGCAATATGCGACTGAAAATATTATTCCAGTTACCTTAGAACTTGGCGGTAAGTCACCAAACCTTTTCTTTGAAGATATCATGGATAAAGAAGATGACTTCTTAGAAAAAACGCTTGAAGGTTTTGCGATGTTTGCCCTAAACCAAGGTGAAGTATGTACTTGCCCTTCTCGTGCTTTAGTACAAGAAAGTATTGCTGATCAGTTCTTAGAGATGGCTGTTGAACGCGTAAAACGTATTAAAACTGGTCATCCACTTGATACTGAAACCATGATTGGTGCTCAAGCATCTCTACAACAACAAGAGAAAATCTTACGTTGTATTAACACTGGTCGTGAAGAAGGTGCAGAACTCTTACTTGGTGGTAGTGGCCGTAAAGAAGTAGGCGATGGTTACTATGTTGATCCGACTATTTTTAAAGGTCACAACAGCATGCAAGTTTTCCAAGAAGAGATTTTTGGACCTGTACTTGCTGTGACAACGTTCAAAGACTTTGACGATGCAATTAAAATTGCTAATGACACCATGTATGGTTTAGGCGCAGGTGTTTGGTCACGTTCAGCTCACATTTCTTACCGTGCAGGTCGTGCTATTGAAGCGGGCCGTGTTTGGACAAACTGCTACAACATCTACCCTGCACATGCTGCATTCGGTGGCTACAAAAAGTCTGGTATTGGCCGTGAAAACCATAAGATGATGCTAGATCACTATCAACAAACTAAAAACTTGTTGGTGAGTTATTCAACTAAACCAATGGGCTTCTTCTAA
- the eat gene encoding ethanolamine permease produces MNQPETASVISSGTEVSSAEYFAQRQLKQGTVGWLLLIGLGVAYVISGDFAGWNFGIAQGGWGGMFIATALAAIMYLCLCLSMSEMSTMMPTAGGGYSFARAAFGPFGGYLTGTAILIEYAIAPAAIAVFIGGYCESLFGINGWMIYLACYAIFMGIHLKGAGEALKIMFAITLVAAVALVVFIVAMIPHFNTQNLLDIPVGTAAGASRFLPHGYLGIWAAVPFAIWFFLAVEGVPLAAEEAKDPAKSLPRGLIGAMLILTAFAMLILFLGAGAAGASTLQNSGAPLVDALVKVYGTNTWLATFVNFVGLAGLIASFFSIIYAYSRQIFALSRAGYLPTSLSLTNKNKAPYLAIIIPGIIGFLLSLTKEGDSLILIAVFGATISYVLILLSHIKLRLSKPDMPRPYKTPGGVVTSSIALVLAVAAVVAGFVVNPKVWFIAAAIYVVFIAYFLFYSRYHLVKGTPEEEFANIKAAEQEL; encoded by the coding sequence ATGAATCAACCAGAAACGGCTTCCGTCATTTCTTCAGGCACAGAAGTCTCATCAGCAGAATATTTTGCTCAGCGTCAACTCAAACAAGGTACGGTTGGTTGGTTACTCCTGATTGGTTTAGGCGTAGCTTATGTGATATCGGGTGATTTTGCTGGCTGGAACTTCGGCATTGCTCAAGGTGGTTGGGGTGGCATGTTTATTGCCACTGCCCTCGCTGCAATCATGTATCTGTGCCTATGTCTTTCTATGTCAGAAATGTCCACCATGATGCCAACAGCAGGTGGCGGTTATAGTTTTGCGCGTGCTGCTTTTGGTCCTTTTGGGGGCTATTTAACAGGAACAGCCATTTTAATTGAATACGCGATTGCCCCTGCTGCTATTGCTGTCTTTATTGGTGGTTATTGCGAATCTCTATTTGGCATAAATGGCTGGATGATTTACCTCGCCTGCTACGCCATTTTTATGGGCATACATCTCAAGGGTGCCGGCGAAGCCTTAAAAATTATGTTCGCAATTACACTTGTCGCAGCTGTTGCTCTAGTTGTGTTTATTGTCGCAATGATTCCACATTTTAATACACAAAACCTGTTAGATATTCCTGTTGGCACAGCAGCTGGCGCAAGTCGTTTTCTACCTCATGGCTATTTAGGCATCTGGGCCGCAGTTCCCTTTGCAATCTGGTTTTTCCTTGCAGTTGAAGGTGTGCCTTTAGCAGCCGAAGAAGCAAAAGATCCAGCCAAATCTCTCCCACGCGGTTTAATCGGTGCAATGCTCATATTAACGGCGTTTGCCATGCTCATATTATTCTTGGGTGCGGGCGCAGCAGGTGCAAGTACTTTGCAAAACTCAGGCGCTCCCCTCGTCGATGCTCTGGTTAAAGTTTATGGCACCAATACTTGGCTTGCGACTTTTGTAAATTTTGTTGGGTTAGCAGGTTTAATCGCGAGTTTCTTTTCAATTATCTATGCCTATTCACGTCAAATTTTTGCACTCTCTCGTGCTGGCTACTTACCTACTTCACTCTCTTTAACCAATAAAAATAAAGCCCCTTATCTTGCGATTATTATTCCGGGCATTATTGGATTCTTGCTTTCACTTACCAAAGAAGGCGATTCACTGATTTTAATCGCGGTTTTTGGTGCCACCATTTCCTATGTGTTGATTCTTTTATCCCACATCAAACTACGCCTATCTAAACCCGACATGCCTCGTCCTTATAAAACTCCTGGAGGAGTCGTTACTTCAAGCATTGCACTGGTTCTAGCAGTCGCTGCTGTAGTTGCGGGCTTTGTTGTTAATCCGAAAGTTTGGTTTATTGCTGCCGCTATTTATGTCGTATTTATTGCTTACTTTTTATTCTATAGCCGTTATCATTTAGTGAAAGGTACACCAGAAGAAGAGTTTGCAAATATTAAAGCCGCAGAACAAGAACTATAA
- a CDS encoding alpha/beta hydrolase has translation MNTSSATQNYVPDILGTGYEQLILNFPDDYEGKVVATLVRKKAAQSTQKAVLYIHGFLDYFFQTEMAEQFNAHGYNFYALDLRKYGRSKLPHQIFYNVLDLNEYDAEITQALEIIGKEQHTQVLLAGHSTGGLTATLYAAHNPNHPLIKALWANSPFYDFNLSLVEKKFGIPMLSRVGKYLPKVKFPSQLNKWYTASLHKQLKGEWDFNLDWKPTSAPTVQLSFVHAIHTAQKEIHHGVKLNIPALIMHSHQTKNPRKWGADATQSDVILDVKDIAKFGKKIKGDVSVVSIHNGLHDLVLSAQPVREQVYQQVFQWLDQKIT, from the coding sequence ATGAATACATCTTCAGCTACTCAAAATTATGTTCCAGATATTTTAGGTACTGGCTACGAACAGCTCATACTCAACTTTCCTGATGATTACGAAGGTAAAGTTGTAGCGACACTGGTTCGTAAAAAGGCCGCTCAATCGACTCAAAAAGCTGTGCTGTATATTCATGGTTTTTTAGATTATTTCTTTCAAACCGAAATGGCTGAACAATTCAATGCGCATGGTTATAACTTCTATGCCTTGGATTTAAGAAAATATGGCCGTTCAAAGCTACCTCATCAAATTTTCTATAATGTGCTTGATTTAAATGAATATGATGCTGAAATTACGCAAGCATTAGAGATTATTGGCAAAGAACAGCACACCCAAGTCTTGCTTGCAGGGCATTCGACTGGTGGTTTGACAGCAACGCTTTATGCTGCCCATAACCCAAACCACCCTCTGATTAAAGCACTTTGGGCGAATAGTCCATTTTATGACTTTAATTTAAGCTTAGTTGAAAAGAAATTTGGTATTCCAATGCTCAGTCGAGTAGGAAAATATCTGCCAAAAGTTAAATTTCCCAGTCAATTAAACAAATGGTACACCGCGAGCCTTCACAAACAACTTAAAGGCGAATGGGACTTTAATCTGGACTGGAAACCGACCTCTGCCCCGACAGTCCAACTCAGCTTTGTACATGCAATTCATACGGCGCAAAAAGAGATTCACCACGGAGTGAAGTTGAATATTCCCGCACTGATTATGCATTCCCATCAGACTAAAAACCCACGAAAATGGGGAGCAGATGCGACTCAAAGTGATGTAATTTTAGACGTTAAAGATATTGCTAAATTTGGTAAAAAAATCAAAGGTGATGTCTCTGTTGTCTCTATTCACAATGGGTTGCATGATTTAGTCCTTTCGGCCCAGCCAGTACGAGAACAAGTCTATCAACAAGTGTTCCAGTGGCTGGATCAAAAAATCACTTAA
- the eutC gene encoding ethanolamine ammonia-lyase subunit EutC, translating to MKLNRDIQYPSSTHQDQWEKLKQFTDARIALGRAGCSIPTQALLEFQLSHAQAKDAVYQDMDVSYLSEQLVQRRLQSLHVQSNAPNKEIYLKRPDLGRQLSDQSKDVLIKKYAEDLQQYDICIVVGDGLSARAIEANAIPFITALSEQIQQENWNLAPITLATGSRVALGDEVAEIFKAPMLVMLIGERPGLSSPDSMGIYYTWNAYSGCIDAKRNCISNVRSAGLSIPVAVQRLMTLMEKSKQLGFSGVNLKDEHQLSDIGLEATQKLLF from the coding sequence ATGAAACTGAACCGTGATATTCAATATCCATCAAGCACCCATCAAGATCAGTGGGAAAAACTTAAACAGTTTACTGATGCTCGTATTGCTCTGGGTCGTGCAGGTTGTAGCATCCCAACACAAGCCTTACTTGAGTTCCAGTTGTCGCATGCACAAGCAAAAGATGCGGTTTATCAAGACATGGATGTTTCCTATTTATCTGAGCAATTAGTGCAAAGACGGCTGCAAAGTCTTCATGTCCAAAGCAACGCCCCTAATAAGGAAATCTATCTTAAACGTCCGGATTTAGGACGTCAGCTTTCAGATCAATCAAAAGATGTCTTAATTAAGAAGTATGCAGAAGACCTTCAACAATACGATATTTGTATTGTGGTCGGTGATGGACTCTCTGCAAGAGCGATTGAAGCGAATGCCATCCCATTCATTACAGCGCTAAGTGAACAAATTCAGCAAGAAAACTGGAATCTTGCACCAATTACACTGGCAACAGGCAGTCGGGTTGCTTTAGGTGATGAAGTTGCTGAAATATTTAAGGCACCCATGCTTGTAATGCTGATTGGTGAGCGCCCAGGTTTAAGCTCTCCTGATAGTATGGGAATTTACTATACGTGGAATGCATATTCAGGCTGTATTGATGCTAAGCGTAATTGTATTTCTAATGTCCGTTCTGCAGGCTTAAGTATTCCAGTTGCGGTACAACGTTTAATGACATTAATGGAAAAATCAAAACAGCTCGGCTTTTCAGGAGTTAATTTAAAAGATGAACATCAACTTTCAGATATAGGTCTTGAGGCAACTCAAAAGCTATTATTTTAA
- a CDS encoding glutamine amidotransferase, with protein sequence MSTTNAFPKTIYAIQHLAFEDLGSLEDVFYQLGFRVRYFEAGVDDLTPAFAHEGLTVILGGPIGVYETDDYPFLKDEIALLKQRLAADKPTLGICLGAQLIAHALGAKVYAGHQKEIGWGPLSLSLRANQVLSGLLNNVHVLHWHGDTFDLPENAVLLASSDIYTNQAFEVGNNILALQFHIETTEEHFEKWLIGHTCELRHANISIPKLREENQQYAQNLEHAAFDVIQKFLKRIGYSG encoded by the coding sequence ATGAGCACAACAAACGCCTTCCCAAAAACTATTTATGCCATTCAGCATCTCGCTTTCGAAGACTTAGGTTCATTAGAAGATGTCTTTTATCAACTCGGATTTCGTGTCCGTTATTTTGAGGCAGGTGTAGATGATTTAACCCCTGCTTTTGCACATGAAGGTTTAACCGTTATTTTAGGTGGTCCAATTGGTGTTTATGAAACTGATGATTATCCATTCTTAAAAGATGAAATCGCTTTACTCAAACAACGTTTGGCAGCTGACAAGCCTACGCTTGGTATTTGCCTAGGCGCACAGCTTATTGCTCATGCACTTGGTGCAAAAGTATATGCAGGTCATCAAAAAGAAATTGGCTGGGGTCCACTAAGCTTAAGCCTACGTGCTAATCAGGTTTTATCTGGTTTGCTTAACAATGTTCATGTTCTACATTGGCACGGTGACACTTTCGATCTTCCTGAAAATGCGGTGCTCTTAGCAAGCTCAGATATTTATACCAATCAGGCATTTGAAGTCGGCAATAATATTCTTGCTTTGCAGTTCCATATTGAAACCACTGAAGAACATTTTGAAAAATGGCTCATCGGTCATACATGTGAACTTCGCCATGCCAATATTTCAATTCCAAAACTTCGCGAAGAAAATCAGCAATATGCTCAAAACCTCGAACATGCTGCCTTTGACGTTATTCAAAAATTTCTTAAACGAATTGGATATAGTGGTTAA
- a CDS encoding iron-containing alcohol dehydrogenase yields MAFKNIADQTNGFYIPCVSLFGPGCAKEIGTKAQNLGAKKALIVTDAGLFKFGVADLIANYLTEAGVASHIFPGAEPNPTDINVHNGVNAYNDNGCDFIVSLGGGSSHDCAKGIGLVTAGGGHIRDYEGIDKSKVPMTPLIAINTTAGTASEMTRFCIITNTDTHVKMAIVDWRCTPLIAIDDPKLMIAKPAGLTAATGMDALTHAVEAYVSTAANPITDACAEKAITMISQWLQPAVANGENIEARDAMSYAQYLAGMAFNNASLGYVHAMAHQLGGFYNLPHGVCNAILLPHVCEFNLIACPDRYAKIAELMGIKTHGLTVMEAAYAAIDAIRKLSSSIGIPSGLTELGVKTEDLAVMADNAQKDACMLTNPRKANHAQVVEIFKAAL; encoded by the coding sequence ATGGCTTTTAAAAATATTGCAGATCAAACAAACGGTTTTTATATTCCCTGTGTATCACTCTTTGGACCAGGATGTGCCAAAGAAATTGGTACAAAGGCACAAAACCTCGGCGCAAAAAAAGCATTAATTGTGACCGATGCAGGCTTATTTAAATTTGGTGTCGCAGATCTTATCGCAAACTATTTAACTGAAGCAGGCGTTGCTAGCCATATTTTCCCGGGTGCTGAACCAAACCCAACCGATATTAATGTTCATAATGGTGTAAATGCCTATAACGATAATGGATGTGACTTTATTGTCTCTCTAGGTGGCGGTTCATCTCATGACTGTGCAAAAGGGATTGGTTTAGTCACTGCTGGTGGTGGTCATATTCGTGACTACGAAGGTATTGATAAAAGCAAAGTTCCAATGACGCCGCTGATTGCAATTAACACAACGGCCGGTACTGCATCTGAAATGACTCGTTTCTGTATTATTACCAACACAGACACTCACGTAAAAATGGCAATTGTCGACTGGCGTTGTACCCCACTCATTGCAATTGATGACCCAAAACTCATGATTGCAAAACCTGCGGGTCTAACAGCTGCAACGGGTATGGATGCGTTAACTCATGCTGTTGAAGCATATGTGTCTACGGCAGCAAACCCAATTACCGATGCCTGTGCAGAAAAAGCCATCACCATGATTAGTCAGTGGTTACAACCTGCTGTCGCGAATGGTGAAAATATCGAAGCGCGCGATGCAATGAGCTATGCACAGTATTTGGCTGGTATGGCATTTAACAACGCATCTTTAGGTTATGTTCATGCAATGGCTCACCAGTTGGGTGGTTTCTACAACCTACCTCACGGCGTGTGTAACGCAATCTTGTTACCACACGTATGCGAATTTAACTTAATTGCTTGCCCAGATCGTTACGCAAAAATTGCGGAGTTAATGGGTATAAAAACTCATGGACTAACCGTGATGGAAGCTGCATATGCTGCTATTGATGCCATTCGTAAACTGTCTTCATCAATTGGTATTCCATCAGGTTTAACAGAGCTAGGTGTAAAAACTGAAGACCTTGCAGTCATGGCAGATAACGCTCAGAAAGATGCGTGTATGTTGACCAACCCTCGTAAAGCAAATCATGCACAAGTTGTGGAGATTTTTAAAGCAGCACTTTAA
- a CDS encoding ethanolamine ammonia-lyase subunit EutB, which translates to MSYRNIVANQQYHFADLKTLMAKATPLRSGDELAGVAARDATEHVAAQMTLADVPLKTFLNEVVVDYETDEITRLIIDEHDLAAFAPISHFTVGDFRNWLLGEEATAQSLKALASGLTPEMVAAVSKIMRNQDLIYVASKCEVITQFRNTIGLKGHLSTRLQPNHPTDDVLGISASILDGLMYGNGDAVIGINPATDNLHNLSELLKLLDHVIQEYQIPTQSCVLTHISSGIQLAEKNVPIDLMFQSIAGTQLANEGFGISLDLLQEGYEATLALKRGTIGQNVMYFETGQGSALSSNAHHGVDQQTLETRAYAVARKYNPLLVNTVVGFIGPEYLFNGKQIIRAGLEDHFCGKLLGVPMGCDICYTNHADADQNDMDVLLTLFGAAGINFIMGIPGSDDVMLNYQTTSFHDALYLRQLLGLKPAPEFSTWLEQQGIFKQQNSQICWADQMPDQFSRLLMN; encoded by the coding sequence ATGAGTTATCGCAATATTGTCGCCAATCAACAGTATCACTTTGCTGACTTGAAGACCTTGATGGCAAAAGCAACGCCGTTACGTTCAGGTGATGAATTAGCAGGTGTAGCCGCCAGAGACGCAACCGAACATGTTGCGGCACAAATGACTTTGGCCGATGTACCGCTTAAAACATTTTTGAATGAAGTTGTGGTCGATTACGAAACTGATGAAATTACACGACTGATTATTGATGAACATGATCTGGCAGCTTTTGCCCCTATTTCACACTTTACAGTAGGCGATTTCCGAAATTGGTTACTTGGAGAAGAAGCTACTGCCCAAAGCTTAAAAGCATTAGCGTCAGGTTTAACTCCAGAAATGGTGGCTGCTGTCAGCAAAATTATGCGTAATCAAGATTTGATTTATGTCGCCAGCAAATGTGAGGTGATAACCCAGTTTCGCAACACGATTGGTTTAAAAGGCCATCTTTCTACCCGTTTACAACCGAACCACCCTACCGATGATGTACTGGGTATTTCTGCGAGTATTTTAGATGGTTTGATGTATGGCAATGGTGATGCAGTGATTGGCATTAACCCCGCCACAGATAACCTACATAATTTGTCAGAGCTACTGAAATTGCTTGATCATGTCATTCAGGAATATCAAATTCCGACGCAATCTTGTGTACTCACACATATCAGCTCAGGCATTCAACTGGCTGAAAAAAATGTGCCTATTGATTTAATGTTTCAATCAATCGCTGGCACCCAACTGGCAAACGAAGGATTTGGAATTTCACTCGATTTACTACAAGAGGGATATGAAGCCACGCTCGCACTTAAACGCGGAACTATTGGACAAAATGTTATGTACTTTGAAACGGGTCAAGGCAGTGCCTTATCCAGTAATGCACATCATGGCGTTGATCAGCAAACATTAGAAACACGTGCTTATGCAGTGGCCCGTAAATACAATCCACTGTTAGTGAATACAGTCGTTGGCTTTATTGGCCCTGAATATCTTTTTAATGGCAAACAAATTATACGTGCGGGACTAGAAGACCACTTTTGCGGTAAGTTGCTTGGTGTGCCAATGGGCTGCGACATTTGTTACACCAACCATGCCGATGCTGACCAAAATGATATGGATGTTCTCCTTACTCTATTTGGGGCCGCGGGCATTAACTTTATTATGGGAATTCCGGGTTCAGACGATGTCATGCTCAATTATCAAACGACCTCGTTCCATGATGCCCTCTATTTAAGACAACTCCTCGGTTTAAAACCAGCTCCAGAGTTTTCAACTTGGCTTGAACAGCAAGGTATTTTTAAACAACAAAACTCTCAAATCTGTTGGGCAGACCAAATGCCTGACCAATTCTCTCGTCTGCTCATGAACTAG